In Chloracidobacterium sp., one genomic interval encodes:
- a CDS encoding DPP IV N-terminal domain-containing protein codes for MRKLSFFVLLIAAFAFTANAQNALTAEDYARAEKMLSYNTAPLVDRAGVRPVWLPDGRFWYRVLTPTGSEFVLIDPKDGSRKTAAKITDLGLSAAPSMGMFPARFSGNAIISPDGTKQVYIKDWNLWVKDLNSGKEKQLTTDGIKDFGYATDNAGWKHSERAIVLWSPDSKKVATFRQDQRHLQDMYLVTTNVGAPKLEQWKYALPEDKDIAKIHRVIIDLETGKLVPLKMEADDHRSTLCDDIACGGEFTDNEWSADSTTLAFVSSSRDHKSAKFRIANAATGDVRDVFQEVVPTQYESGQGAVNWRYLPETNEAIWYSERDDWGHLYLYDLAKGTVKNQITKGNFVVTRVRRVDAKNRVIFFEANGREAGRDPYFSHFYRINFDGSGLTLLTPEDGNHAAMLSDDGKYFVDSFSKPDVPPTAVLRDMNGKLIANLEKADISRLTATGWKPPVPIKVKSHDGRWDLYGVMFLPTNLDTSKKYPVVNYIYPGPQGGGVGSRSFSPARGDHQALAELGFVVVIIDGSCNPNRSKSFHDVCYGNMADNTLEDQISGLKQLAETRPYLDLTRVGIWGHSGGGFATAAAMFRFPDFYKVGISESGNHDNRNYEDDWGERYIGLLNGDNYARQANQVYAKNLKGKLLLAHGTMDDNVPPYNTLLVVDALIKANKDFDLLMIPNARHGFGAANNYMMRRRWDYFTKNLLGVDPPKEYEYLPKQDPRLMQ; via the coding sequence ATGAGAAAACTATCATTCTTCGTCCTTTTGATCGCGGCTTTCGCTTTTACGGCGAATGCACAAAATGCTCTTACGGCCGAGGACTACGCCCGCGCCGAAAAGATGCTCAGTTACAACACTGCGCCGCTCGTTGACCGTGCGGGCGTTCGTCCTGTATGGCTGCCGGACGGCCGTTTTTGGTACAGGGTGCTGACGCCGACGGGAAGTGAATTCGTCCTTATCGACCCGAAGGACGGATCGCGAAAGACGGCGGCAAAAATAACCGATCTCGGGCTGTCCGCGGCTCCGTCAATGGGAATGTTTCCGGCACGCTTTAGCGGCAACGCGATCATCTCGCCTGACGGCACAAAGCAGGTTTACATAAAAGACTGGAACCTCTGGGTCAAGGACCTGAATTCTGGCAAAGAAAAGCAGTTGACGACCGACGGCATAAAGGACTTCGGCTACGCCACTGATAATGCCGGCTGGAAGCACAGCGAACGTGCCATTGTGCTGTGGTCGCCCGATTCGAAAAAGGTCGCGACCTTTCGGCAGGATCAGCGGCACCTGCAGGATATGTATCTCGTTACTACGAACGTAGGCGCACCGAAACTCGAACAATGGAAATATGCCCTGCCCGAAGACAAGGACATCGCAAAGATCCATCGCGTGATAATTGATCTCGAAACAGGCAAGCTTGTACCGCTCAAAATGGAGGCGGACGACCACCGCTCGACGCTTTGCGACGATATAGCGTGCGGCGGTGAATTCACCGACAATGAATGGAGCGCCGACAGCACCACACTCGCCTTTGTTTCGAGCTCACGCGATCATAAGTCGGCAAAGTTCCGCATTGCGAACGCCGCTACCGGCGATGTGCGCGACGTTTTTCAAGAGGTTGTTCCGACACAATACGAGTCAGGGCAAGGTGCGGTCAACTGGCGTTACCTGCCTGAGACCAATGAAGCGATCTGGTACAGCGAACGCGATGATTGGGGCCACCTTTACCTCTACGACCTCGCGAAGGGTACGGTCAAGAATCAGATAACGAAGGGCAATTTTGTCGTAACCCGCGTAAGGCGCGTCGATGCCAAGAACCGCGTGATCTTCTTTGAGGCGAACGGCCGCGAAGCGGGACGCGACCCGTATTTCTCGCACTTTTACCGCATCAATTTCGATGGCTCCGGCCTGACACTCCTGACACCTGAGGACGGCAACCACGCTGCGATGTTGTCTGACGACGGCAAGTATTTCGTTGACAGCTTCTCGAAGCCGGACGTGCCGCCGACAGCGGTGCTTCGCGATATGAACGGCAAGTTGATCGCTAACCTCGAGAAAGCCGACATCTCGCGCCTGACGGCAACAGGCTGGAAGCCGCCTGTTCCTATCAAGGTCAAGTCGCACGACGGCCGCTGGGATCTTTACGGCGTAATGTTCCTGCCGACGAACCTCGATACGAGCAAGAAATATCCGGTTGTAAACTATATTTATCCCGGGCCTCAGGGCGGAGGCGTCGGCTCGCGGTCATTCTCACCGGCACGCGGCGACCATCAGGCTCTCGCGGAACTCGGTTTTGTTGTCGTCATTATAGACGGAAGCTGCAACCCGAACCGATCGAAGTCGTTCCACGATGTCTGCTACGGCAATATGGCCGACAACACGCTCGAGGATCAGATCTCAGGCCTCAAGCAGCTTGCCGAAACCCGCCCGTATCTCGACCTGACGCGCGTCGGCATTTGGGGCCACTCGGGCGGCGGATTTGCGACGGCGGCGGCGATGTTCCGCTTTCCGGATTTCTACAAGGTCGGGATCTCAGAGTCCGGCAATCACGACAACCGCAACTATGAGGACGATTGGGGCGAACGCTACATCGGCCTGCTAAACGGCGACAATTACGCACGGCAGGCAAATCAGGTCTATGCCAAGAACCTGAAGGGCAAGCTGCTGCTCGCACACGGTACGATGGACGATAACGTGCCGCCGTACAACACGCTGCTTGTCGTTGACGCTCTGATCAAGGCGAATAAGGACTTTGACCTGCTGATGATCCCGAACGCAAGGCATGGCTTCGGTGCGGCGAACAACTATATGATGCGCCGCCGCTGGGATTACTTCACGAAGAATCTTCTCGGCGTCGATCCGCCGAAGGAATACGAGTACCTGCCGAAGCAGGACCCGCGACTGATGCAGTAG